The following coding sequences are from one Musa acuminata AAA Group cultivar baxijiao chromosome BXJ1-6, Cavendish_Baxijiao_AAA, whole genome shotgun sequence window:
- the LOC135676564 gene encoding stress-response A/B barrel domain-containing protein HS1-like: MAVKHVLLAKFKEEVSPEAVDDLIKGYANLVSLIPPMKAFHWGRDVSIENLHEGFTHVFESTFDGVEGIAEYIAHPAHVEFANKFLPALEKVIVIDYAPTAVN; encoded by the exons ATGGCGGTGAAGCACGTGCTGCTGGCCAAGTTCAAGGAGGAGGTGTCCCCCGAGGCCGTGGACGACCTCATCAAGGGCTACGCCAACCTCGTCTCCCTCATCCCCCCCATGAAGGCCTTCCACTG GGGAAGGGATGTGAGCATCGAGAACCTGCATGAGGGTTTCACCCATGTGTTCGAATCAACGTTTGATGGTGTGGAAGGCATTGCGGAATATATTGCACACCCAGCTCATGTGGAGTTTGCCAATAAATTTCTTCCTGCACTGGAGAAGGTTATCGTTATTGATTACGCACCAACTGCTGTCAATTAA